The nucleotide window TCACCAGCCtcctcccacacactgtatacaggggtcTACATCACAGGGTAATGGTGGGCTCCATCACCAGCCtcctcccacacactgtatacaggggtcatGGTGGGCACACCCCTCCCTCACCTTGCTCACCTCTCCTTGGGCATCTCGCACCTTGCGCTTGTACCGCTGGACATCCCCCTTCAGCTGGTGGTTGTGGTTCTGGAGACTTCCGATCAGATGACGCATTTCACGATTAATTGGACCTAAAACAGAAGAATTCACATCCAGCAAAGCCCCCCAACCAGTCACCAGAGGCCCCCGCCCCCAACCAGTCACCAGaggcccccaccccccaaccagTCACCAGAGGCCCCCGCCCCCAACCAGTCACCAGAGGCCCCCGCCCCCAACCAGTCACCAGAGGCCCCCGCCCGCAACAGTCACCAGAGGCCTCCACCCCCCCAACCAGTCAGCAGaggcccccacccccccaaccagTCAGCAGaggcccccacccccccaaccagtcaccagaggcccccacccccccaaccagtcaccagaggcccccaaccagtcaccagaggcccccacccccccaaccagtcaccagaggcccccacccccccaaccagtcaccagaggcccccaaccagtcaccagaggccccccacccccccaaccagTCACCAGAGGTCCCCACCCCCCCAACCAGTCACCAGaggcccccaccccccccaaccagtcaccagaggcccccacccccccaaccagTCACCAGAGGCCCCCGCCCCCAACCAGTCACCAGAGGCCCCCAACCAGTCACCAGaggcccccacccccccaaccagTCACCAGAGGTCCCCACCCCCCCAACCAGTCACCAGaggcccccacccccccaaccagtcaccagaggcccccaccccccccaaccagtcaccagaggcccccacccccccaaccagtcaccagaggcccccacccccccaaccagTCACCAGAGGCCCCCGCCCCCCCAACCAGTCACCAGAGGCCCCCGCCCCCAACCAGTCACCAGAGGCCCCCGCCCCCAACCAGTCACCAGAGGCCCCGCCCCCAACCAGTCACCAGAGGCCCCTGCCCCCAACCAGTCACCAGAGGCCCCCGCCCCCAACCAGTCATCATaactcccccaccccccagaggGCTGCCCCATAGAGAGTCACCAATCACCGCCCCAAAACTAGTTAACCAGTCGCCAGAGCTTCCCAACCACTAATcagacagcccccccctccccccggaccaGTTCCTGGAGTGCCACTCACCTCGACCAGTCACCAGAACCCTTCACCCCCCAAACAGTCACCATGCTGACAGTCTCCGTTACCTGCTTGCTCATTGGCCGCCAAATTCTGCTCAAACTCTATTCTTAGCATCTCGTACTCCTTGCGCACCTGGGCGAGTGTGTCCTCCAGCTGGATGACCTCGGTGCGGAGCTTCTTCTGCACAGACAGCTCCTCGCTCTGCAGGGGGGACAGCCCAGAATAAGACCCCCCTTCCGGTATATAGAGGggaccccccagtatatagaagggaccccccctccccagaataTAGAGGGgaaccccccagtatatagaagggaccccccccccagtatatagaggGGACCCCCCCGGGTGTGGCGCCCACCTCCATGCGCTCGATCTGCCGCAGGTGGCTGTTCTTGGTGCTAAGCAGCAGAGCTCGCGCTTCGTCCAGCTGGGTCTTCACCTGGAGGGACTCGTTGTAGAGAAGAGAGAACTGGGACTGCAGACAGCGGAAGTCCTGCGTGCACCTGACCGCCTCCTCCGGGAGGGTCCGCAGATCCAGCTGGAAGGAGAGAAGAGCGGTCAGGAGGCcggcccccccgcaccccccctcccccaactctcccccatctaccttTAGCTTCTCCTTCAGCCGCACAGCAGCCTGCAGCTCGTTCTGCAGCTTCTCCAGCTCACACATCCGGCTATTGGCCAGCTCCTGGTTCTGCTCCAGCTCCGCATTCAGCATCTCAAACTGTGACCAGACACGTCAGTAAGAGGGAGGCCGTCAGCAAGAAGGGATGCAGTCAGTAAGAGGACATCAGCAAGGAGGGATGCAGTCAGTAAGAGGACATCAGCAACGAGGGATGCTGTCAGTAAGGAGGGGCAAGCGTCAGTAAGAGAAAGGGTATCAGCAAGGAGGGATGCCGTCAGTAAGGAGGGGCAAGCGTCAGTAAGAGAAAGGGTATCAGCAAGGAGGGATGCCGTCAGTAAGAGGGAGGTCGTCAGCATGGAGGGGCAAGCGTCAGTAAGAGACAGGGTATCAGCAAGGAGGGATGTCGTCAGTAAGAGAGAGGCCGTCAGCAAGGGACAAAGCGTCAGCAAGGAGGGGTGAGCGTCAGTAAGAGAGGCAGTCAGTAAGAGAGAGGCCATCAGCAAGGAGGGATGCTGTCAATAAGAGGGAGGCCGTCAGCAAGGAGGGATGCCGTCAGTAAGAGGAAGGCCGTCATTCCGGCTACAACAATGGCTGCTTAGAGAAGAAAGCGGCGCCGCTGCCTCATCCCTGCTGGACGGGGGAGCTCTATGTACGGGGAGCAGCGTGCCGGTACCGGGCCGATCCTCATTCCCGTCTGCGCTCGGCTTACTATGACCGCTGTGGGGCTCAGCACCGGGAGGTAAGAAGTTCCCGGCCTGGCTATCAtggcccatgctgaacactgTCAGCAACTGCTAGACAAGTTACAGAAACAGCGAGAAGCAGGCTTCCTGTGTGACTGCACTATTGTCGTTGGTGATTACCAGTACAAAGCTCATAGGAATGTATTGGCTTCTTTCAGTGAATACTTCCGAGCCCTTTTTAAGGAGACCTTGGACTGTACTATACTCCTGGACCAGAAGCAGGTGACCCCAGCTGCTTTCCAGACAATGCTGGATTTTATTTATAGTGGCGACTTACATTGTGACAGATGTCTAGAAGAAATCCTTGCTGGGGCAGAATACTTGAGGATTGAAGAAGTAATTTTAACATGTAGAACTAAATTGGACTGTGCTTTGATGGAGGAAGCCTGCAGTGCAGAGCTGCCTGCTGCAGAGGATTGTTCTGACCCAGAAAAGCATACAGAAAGAGCAGAGAAAAGAGACCATTTATGTCCATCTAAGAAGATTACAAACAGAAAAACTGCTAGGAGCAaaaaatggaagaagaagaaattaTCGACCCAAAAAACTCCCAAAAACGTGGCAGAGCAACAGAAATCTGCATCAGGGTCCTGCCTGCCTGTAGATAAAACACAAGAATCTTCAGGGGAGCAGCCCACTGCTGTGAATGAGAGCTGCTTACCGCCACTCACTACAGTACTGAACTGTGAAAGCTTTTTACCTGAAGCGATTGTTACACAGCCTGCACCAGTGAGGCAAAAACAGTCCAAATCTCCCCAAAATGGAGCTCTAAAGGAACACTGTATGGCTAATATTACAAGTGCATCTAATGTGTGCAGGATGGAGGGCTTGGTAAAAGACATCGATCAGAAATACTTCAAGAATAAACCTACGTGCAATACTTGTGGAAAGATTTTCTCAGAAGCAAGCAGTCTTCGGCGGCACATGCGGATCCACAAAGGTGTTAAACCTTATGTGTGCCATTTATGTGGAAAAGCTTTCACTCAGTGCAACCAGCTAAAAACGCACGTGAGGACCcatacaggagaaaagccatatCAGTGCAAGCTCTGTGACAAGGGGTTTGCCCAGAAATGCCAATTGGTCTTTCATAGCCGGATGCATCATGGAGAGGAGAAACCCTATAAATGCGACATGTGCAATCTACAGTTTGCAACTTCCAGCAATTTGAAGATTCATGTCAGAAAACACAGTGGAGAAAAGCCATATGTCTGTGATAGGTGTGGTCAGCGATTTGCACAGGCGAGCACCCTTACCTACCATGTCCGGCGACACACGGGAGAGAAACCGTATGTCTGTGACACCTGTGGAAAAGCATTTGCTGTCTCCAGTTCTCTAATCACTCATGCAAGGAAGCATACAGGGGAGAAACCTTACATCTGTGGAGTTTGTGGAAAGAGTTTCATTTCTTCTGGAGAACTTAACAAACACTTTCGGTCACACACAGGAGAAAGGCCCTTTGTCTGTGAAGTGTGTGGCAACTCATATACTGATGTGAAAAACTTGAAGAAGCACAGGCTGAAAATGCACAGTGGAGATAAAGAGACAGAGGAAGCAGAACCTACTGATGGAAGCCTCATTGAGGAAGACACTACAAAGAATAGTGCAGCTCCTGACTGCCTGGATCTGAAGCCATCTGAGCTATTCTTGCCTCTCACTCTCCACATTGGCCCAGAGGACCATCAGATGTTGCTTCCTGTAACAGATAACCAGTGTCTCTCTTCTGATGCTTTGCTGAGGACATCAGTCAGCAGCTATTCAGAGCCACAATTTATATTTTTACAGCAAATGTACTGACAAAGAACTGTCTACAATCACACTAAACACTTTCTAGCAATGTCATACAGAATTACTGTATATGCTGAAGTTTTAGATCTGCACTTTTTGCTTTTAGAGGAACATTTTACTTGATGTGCTATAGAGGTGTAATAAATACCCCCTGCAGAGTTTTtaccatcaaaaaaaaaaaaaaaaaaaaagaggaaggcCGTCAGCAAGGGACAAGGCGTCAGCAAGGGACAAGGCGTCAGCAAGGAGGGGCGAGCATCAGTAAGAGAGAGGGCGTCAGCAAGGAGGGATGCCGTCAGTAACAGGGAGGCCGTCAGCACAGAGTGAAGAGCGTCAGTAAGAGAGAGAGGGCGTCAGCAAGGAGGGATGCTGTCAGTAAGAGGGAAGCGGTCAGCAAGGAATGGCGAGCGTCAGTAAGAGGGAGGGCGTCAGCAAGGAGAGACGAGTGTAAGTAAGAGAGAGAGGGCGTCAGCAAGGAGAGACGAGTGTAAGTAAGAGAGAGAGGGCGTCAGCAAGGAGAGACGAGTGTAAGTAAGAGAGAGAGGGCGTCAGCAAGGAGAGACGAGTGTAAGTAAGAGAGAGAGGGCGTCAGCAAGGAGAGACGAGTGTAAGTAAGAGAGAGAGGGCGTCAGCAAGGAGGGAAGCTGTTAGTAAGAATGAAGCTGTCTGCAAGTGAGAGCAGGGAGTCTGGAGCACACTACCTTCTGCACAGTCAGCGTTGTCTGTCCTCCCTGGAAACTTCCAGAACTCCCTGATATGTGGTGTCCAGAATTGAGCTGCGGGAGAAGAAACAAGAAATCAGGGGCCGCACAGCTACGGGGACCTCCCGCCAGGGGAGCCACACAGCTACGGGGACCCCCGCCAGGGGAACCACACAGCTACGGGGACCCCCGCCAGGGGAGCCACACAGCTACGGGGACCCCCGCCAGGGGAACCACACAGCTACGGGGACCCCCGCCAGGGGAACCACACAGCTACGGGGACCCCCGCCAGGGGAACCACACAGCTACGGGGACCCCCGCCAGGGGAACCACACAGCTACGGGGACCCCCGCCAGGGGAGCCACACAGCTACGGGGACCCCCGCCAGGGGAACCACACAGCTACGGGGACCCCCGCCAGGGGAACCACACAGCTACGGGGACCCCCGCCAGGGGAACCACACAGCTACGGGGACCCCCGCCAGGGGAGCCACACAGCTACGGGGACCTCCCGCCAGGGGAGCCACACAGCTACGGGGACCCCCGCCAGGGGAGCCACACAGCTACGGGGACCCCCGCCAGGGGAACCACACAGCTACGGGGACCCCCGCCAGGGGAACCACACAGCTACGGGGACCCCCGCCAGGGGAACCACACAGCTACGGGGACCCCCGCCAGGGGAACCACACAGCTACGGGGACCCCCGCCAGGGGAGCCACACAGCTACGGGGACCCCCGCCAGGGGAACCACAAAGCTACGGGGACCCCCGCCAGGGGAACCACAAAGCTACGGGGAC belongs to Dendropsophus ebraccatus isolate aDenEbr1 chromosome 9, aDenEbr1.pat, whole genome shotgun sequence and includes:
- the LOC138801690 gene encoding myoneurin-like produces the protein MAHAEHCQQLLDKLQKQREAGFLCDCTIVVGDYQYKAHRNVLASFSEYFRALFKETLDCTILLDQKQVTPAAFQTMLDFIYSGDLHCDRCLEEILAGAEYLRIEEVILTCRTKLDCALMEEACSAELPAAEDCSDPEKHTERAEKRDHLCPSKKITNRKTARSKKWKKKKLSTQKTPKNVAEQQKSASGSCLPVDKTQESSGEQPTAVNESCLPPLTTVLNCESFLPEAIVTQPAPVRQKQSKSPQNGALKEHCMANITSASNVCRMEGLVKDIDQKYFKNKPTCNTCGKIFSEASSLRRHMRIHKGVKPYVCHLCGKAFTQCNQLKTHVRTHTGEKPYQCKLCDKGFAQKCQLVFHSRMHHGEEKPYKCDMCNLQFATSSNLKIHVRKHSGEKPYVCDRCGQRFAQASTLTYHVRRHTGEKPYVCDTCGKAFAVSSSLITHARKHTGEKPYICGVCGKSFISSGELNKHFRSHTGERPFVCEVCGNSYTDVKNLKKHRLKMHSGDKETEEAEPTDGSLIEEDTTKNSAAPDCLDLKPSELFLPLTLHIGPEDHQMLLPVTDNQCLSSDALLRTSVSSYSEPQFIFLQQMY